The following are encoded in a window of Camarhynchus parvulus chromosome 1A, STF_HiC, whole genome shotgun sequence genomic DNA:
- the LSMEM1 gene encoding leucine-rich single-pass membrane protein 1, with the protein MERPSLEFNLPDTHEEGKLYVVDSLNNLNKLNVCPAESQHSLDQEDNTGGTGERMAGSNAGNQRLFFITFVLTLTVSLVLVSFVIFLIFQTRNEVDQISSRLLSEKKNIEELKKLNNIILKHLNQSRIKEKPSDLRAYFFTHAELKVPGE; encoded by the exons ATGGAGAGGCCTTCCTTGGAATTTAACCTGCCTGATACTCATGAAGAAGGAAAACTTTATGTAGTTGATTCCCTAAACAACCTAAACAAGCTAAATGTTTGTCCAGCTGAATCCCAACATTCACTAG ACCAGGAAGACAACACTGGTGGTACTGGAGAAAGAATGGCAGGGAGCAATGCAGGAAACCAGCGTTTGTTCTTCATCACCTTTGTTCTTACTTTGACCGTCAGTTTGGTGCTTGTTTCATTTGTAATATTCCTAATAT TTCAAACTAGAAATGAGGTGGACCAAATATCAAGCAGACTACTATCTGAAAAGAAGAACATAGAAGAGCTGAAGAAACTTAACAATATTATATTAAAGCATCTGAATCAATCCAGAATTAAGGAAAAGCCTTCTGATCTTCGTGCTTACTTCTTTACCCATGCTGAGCTCAAAGTCCCTGGAGAATAA